The Citrifermentans bemidjiense Bem genome window below encodes:
- the gyrB gene encoding DNA topoisomerase (ATP-hydrolyzing) subunit B, with product MNSEEQGDYGADKIQILEGLEAVRKRPAMYIGSTAAQGLHHLVYELVDNAIDEALAGYCDAVQVIIHLDGSVTVEDNGRGIPTDMHPTEGRSAAEVVLTVLHAGGKFDNTSYKVSGGLHGVGSSVVNALSTRLDLEIRRNGHVHTQTYRKGVPQAPLEITGETKRRGTKITFFPDGEIFETTEFSFDVLSKRLRELAFLNAGVRIKIHDERTEKDHDFFYEGGIRSFVEYLNKNKNLVNPEPIYIRGEKSGVDIEIAMQYNDSYDEKVFSFANNINTHEGGTHLVGFKASLTRTMNTYATANNLLKNVKVAISGDDLREGLTAVISVKISQPQFEGQTKTKLGNSEVKGYVETLMNEKLATYLEENPAMARKILEKSIDAARAREAARKARELTRRKGALEVGTLPGKLADCQEKDPALCELFLVEGDSAGGSAKQGRDRKYQAILPLKGKILNVEKARFDKMLASQEIRTLISALGTSIGKEDFDMAKLRYHRIIVMTDADVDGSHILTLLLTFFFRQMLELIERGYLYIAQPPLYKIKRGRKEQYLKNEAALQAYLLEEGTEEMTLKLGVGNDERVYRGKQIIPILTQLIDYNELFDKVVKKGINDELLRVFLKTGIKPGLEEMADLIALLPKMKEAFPEVTTEEFGDSIIFAFGNLRVKIDHQIFSVLESYEYGMLLENHKRMRSVMGAGTGVVLGAEDKLVLETENQEDILSFFMESAKKGLYIQRYKGLGEMNPEQLWETTMHQENRVLLQVKIEDAVAAEEIFTVLMGDQVEPRRDFIEQNALNVSNLDI from the coding sequence ATGAACTCAGAAGAACAGGGCGATTACGGGGCAGATAAGATCCAGATACTGGAAGGACTGGAAGCGGTACGAAAACGTCCGGCCATGTACATCGGTTCCACAGCCGCTCAGGGTTTGCATCACCTGGTGTACGAACTGGTGGATAACGCGATCGACGAGGCGCTGGCCGGCTACTGCGACGCGGTCCAGGTCATCATCCATTTGGACGGCTCGGTGACGGTCGAGGACAACGGCCGCGGCATACCGACCGACATGCACCCGACCGAGGGTAGGTCGGCGGCGGAGGTCGTCCTCACCGTCTTGCACGCCGGCGGCAAGTTCGACAACACCTCCTACAAGGTCTCGGGCGGCCTGCACGGCGTCGGCAGTTCCGTCGTCAACGCGCTTTCCACCCGGCTCGACCTGGAGATCCGCAGAAACGGCCACGTCCACACCCAGACCTACCGCAAGGGTGTCCCCCAGGCTCCGCTGGAGATAACCGGCGAGACCAAGAGGCGCGGCACCAAGATCACCTTCTTCCCCGACGGGGAGATCTTCGAGACCACCGAGTTCTCCTTCGACGTACTCTCCAAGAGGCTCAGGGAGCTCGCCTTCCTGAACGCCGGCGTCCGGATCAAGATCCACGACGAGCGTACCGAGAAGGATCACGATTTCTTCTACGAGGGGGGAATCAGGAGCTTCGTCGAGTACCTCAACAAGAACAAGAACCTGGTCAACCCCGAGCCGATCTACATCAGGGGTGAGAAAAGCGGCGTCGATATTGAGATCGCCATGCAGTACAACGACTCCTACGACGAGAAGGTCTTCTCCTTCGCCAACAACATCAACACCCACGAGGGTGGCACCCACCTGGTCGGATTCAAGGCGTCCTTGACCCGCACCATGAACACCTACGCCACAGCCAACAACCTCTTGAAAAACGTGAAGGTGGCGATCTCCGGCGACGACCTCCGCGAGGGTCTCACCGCGGTCATCTCGGTGAAGATCTCGCAACCGCAGTTCGAGGGGCAGACCAAGACCAAGCTGGGGAACTCGGAGGTGAAGGGGTACGTCGAGACCCTCATGAACGAGAAGCTCGCCACCTACCTGGAAGAAAACCCGGCCATGGCGAGGAAGATCCTGGAGAAATCCATCGACGCGGCCCGGGCCCGCGAGGCGGCCAGAAAGGCGCGTGAGTTGACCCGCCGCAAAGGCGCGCTCGAAGTGGGGACGCTGCCGGGGAAACTGGCCGACTGCCAGGAGAAGGACCCAGCGCTTTGCGAACTGTTCCTGGTCGAGGGCGACTCCGCAGGCGGCTCCGCCAAGCAGGGGCGCGACAGGAAGTACCAGGCGATCCTCCCCCTGAAGGGGAAGATCCTCAACGTCGAGAAGGCGCGTTTCGACAAGATGCTTGCTTCCCAGGAGATCAGGACCCTGATCTCGGCGCTCGGCACCAGCATCGGCAAGGAAGACTTCGACATGGCGAAGCTTCGTTACCACCGCATCATCGTCATGACCGATGCGGACGTCGACGGCTCGCACATCCTCACCCTGCTTCTGACCTTCTTCTTCCGCCAGATGCTGGAGCTCATCGAGCGCGGCTACCTCTACATCGCGCAGCCGCCTTTGTACAAGATCAAGCGCGGCAGGAAAGAACAGTACTTGAAGAACGAGGCGGCCCTGCAGGCCTACCTCCTCGAGGAAGGGACCGAGGAGATGACGCTGAAACTAGGTGTGGGGAACGACGAGCGGGTCTACCGCGGCAAACAGATCATCCCAATCCTGACCCAGCTGATCGACTACAACGAACTGTTCGACAAGGTGGTGAAGAAGGGGATCAACGACGAACTCTTGCGCGTGTTCCTGAAGACCGGCATCAAGCCGGGCCTGGAAGAGATGGCCGACCTGATCGCCCTCTTGCCGAAGATGAAGGAGGCCTTCCCCGAGGTGACCACCGAGGAGTTCGGCGACAGCATCATCTTCGCCTTCGGCAACTTGAGGGTGAAGATAGACCACCAGATCTTCTCGGTGCTCGAGTCCTACGAGTACGGCATGCTGCTGGAGAACCACAAGCGGATGCGTTCGGTCATGGGGGCAGGCACAGGGGTCGTTTTGGGCGCCGAAGACAAGCTGGTGCTCGAAACTGAGAACCAGGAGGATATCCTCTCCTTCTTCATGGAAAGCGCCAAGAAGGGTCTCTACATCCAGCGCTACAAAGGTTTGGGCGAGATGAACCCGGAGCAGCTCTGGGAGACCACCATGCACCAGGAGAACAGGGTGCTTCTGCAGGTGAAGATCGAGGACGCGGTGGCCGCCGAAGAGATCTTCACCGTGCTCATGGGGGACCAAGTCGAGCCGCGGCGCGATTTCATCGAGCAGAACGCGCTGAACGTCTCCAACCTGGACATCTAA
- the gyrA gene encoding DNA gyrase subunit A has product MLNQLNKVSVNIEDEMKRSYMDYAMSVIVGRALPDVRDGLKPVHRRCLFAMYDMSNDWNKPYKKSARVVGDVIGKYHPHGDTAVYDTLVRMAQDFSLRYPLVDGQGNFGSIDGDSPAAMRYTEIRMEQLAHELLADIDKETVPYGPNYDDSLKEPLVLPSKFPNLLVNGSAGIAVGMATNIPPHNLSEVIDGIVAIIDNPQLTFEELVELIPGPDFPTGGFIYGREGIMKAYSTGRGIIQMRAKVQIETQKKTERQSIVVTEIPYQVNKARLVEKIAELVKEKKIEGISDLRDESDREGMRVVIELKKDENPTIILNHLYKQTQMQSSFGIIMLAIVNSRPRVLTLRETIDFFIEHRKEIVTRRTIFDLKKAEARAHILEGLKIALDNLDEVIALIKASASPAEAKAGLMERFGLSDLQAQAILDMRLHRLTGLEREKIMEELREILKYIARLKEILASEAEILKIIVGELVELKDKFGDKRRSEIVMQTADISLEDTIVEEDMVVTISHTGYIKRNAVTLYRAQRRGGKGKTGMKTKEEDFVEQLFIASTKDYLMFFTDAGKVYWLKVYEIPEAGRAARGKAIVNLLNLAANEKITTILPVKEFVDDKFIMMATRNGVVKKTNMMEYSHPRVGGIIAVNLDEGDKLITVALTDGKQDVLLASANGKAIRFKEEDVRTVGRVSRGVRGMTLEGEDVVIGMEILNENFTDSTIFTVTENGYGKRTEISEYRSQSRGGKGVITIKTTERNGNVVDIKQVNDDNDLMLITDQGKILRVPVAGFSIIGRNTQGVRLMVKEENERVVAVARLAEKEEQDESEDGELDEMVELESGEEQGEE; this is encoded by the coding sequence ATGCTGAATCAACTCAACAAGGTATCGGTAAACATCGAAGACGAGATGAAACGCTCCTACATGGACTACGCCATGTCCGTGATCGTGGGGCGCGCTCTTCCGGACGTGCGCGACGGACTGAAGCCGGTACACAGGCGCTGCCTGTTCGCCATGTACGACATGAGCAACGACTGGAACAAGCCGTACAAGAAATCGGCCCGCGTGGTCGGCGACGTCATCGGTAAGTACCACCCGCACGGCGACACCGCCGTGTACGACACCCTGGTCAGGATGGCCCAGGACTTCTCGCTGCGCTACCCGCTGGTCGACGGCCAGGGGAACTTCGGCTCCATCGACGGCGACTCCCCTGCGGCTATGCGTTACACCGAGATCAGGATGGAGCAGCTGGCCCACGAGCTTTTGGCCGACATCGACAAGGAAACGGTCCCCTACGGCCCCAACTACGACGACTCGCTGAAAGAACCGCTGGTACTCCCCTCCAAGTTCCCGAACCTCTTGGTGAACGGCTCCGCCGGCATCGCGGTCGGCATGGCCACCAACATCCCGCCGCACAACCTCTCCGAAGTGATCGACGGCATCGTGGCCATCATCGATAACCCGCAGCTTACCTTCGAGGAGCTGGTGGAACTGATCCCGGGTCCGGATTTTCCGACCGGCGGCTTCATCTACGGCCGCGAAGGGATCATGAAGGCCTACTCGACCGGCCGCGGCATCATCCAGATGCGCGCCAAGGTGCAGATCGAGACCCAGAAAAAGACCGAGCGCCAGTCCATCGTGGTCACGGAAATCCCGTACCAGGTGAACAAGGCGAGGCTGGTCGAGAAGATAGCCGAGCTGGTCAAGGAGAAGAAGATCGAGGGGATCTCGGACTTAAGGGACGAGAGCGACCGCGAGGGTATGCGCGTCGTCATCGAACTGAAGAAGGACGAAAACCCGACCATCATCCTGAACCACCTCTACAAGCAGACCCAGATGCAGTCCTCCTTCGGCATCATCATGCTGGCCATCGTCAACAGCCGGCCGCGCGTTTTGACGCTCAGGGAGACCATCGACTTCTTCATCGAGCACAGAAAGGAGATCGTCACCCGCCGCACCATCTTCGACCTGAAGAAGGCAGAGGCGAGGGCCCATATCCTGGAAGGCTTGAAGATAGCGCTGGACAACCTGGACGAGGTGATCGCGCTGATCAAGGCGAGCGCCTCCCCGGCCGAGGCGAAGGCGGGGCTCATGGAGCGCTTCGGGCTCTCCGACCTTCAGGCCCAGGCGATCCTCGACATGAGGCTGCACCGCTTAACCGGCCTCGAGCGCGAGAAGATCATGGAGGAACTGCGCGAGATTCTGAAGTACATCGCCAGGTTGAAAGAGATCCTCGCCTCCGAGGCGGAGATCCTCAAGATCATCGTCGGGGAACTGGTCGAGCTCAAAGACAAGTTCGGCGACAAGCGCCGCTCCGAAATAGTGATGCAGACTGCGGACATCTCCTTGGAGGACACCATCGTCGAGGAAGACATGGTGGTCACCATCTCGCACACGGGCTACATCAAGCGCAACGCCGTCACCCTCTACCGCGCCCAGCGCCGCGGCGGCAAGGGCAAGACCGGCATGAAGACCAAGGAAGAGGATTTCGTCGAGCAGCTTTTCATCGCCTCCACCAAGGATTATCTGATGTTCTTCACCGATGCCGGGAAGGTCTACTGGCTCAAGGTGTACGAGATCCCGGAGGCGGGGCGCGCGGCGCGCGGCAAGGCGATCGTGAACCTCTTGAACCTGGCGGCGAACGAGAAGATCACCACCATACTCCCGGTCAAGGAGTTCGTGGACGACAAGTTCATCATGATGGCGACCAGAAACGGCGTGGTGAAGAAGACCAACATGATGGAGTACTCGCACCCGAGGGTAGGCGGCATCATCGCCGTGAACCTCGACGAAGGGGACAAGCTGATCACCGTGGCGCTCACCGACGGCAAGCAGGACGTGCTGCTCGCCTCCGCCAACGGCAAGGCGATCCGCTTCAAGGAAGAGGACGTCCGCACCGTGGGACGCGTCTCGCGCGGGGTGCGCGGCATGACGCTGGAGGGCGAGGACGTGGTGATCGGCATGGAGATCCTCAACGAGAACTTCACCGACTCCACCATCTTCACCGTGACCGAGAACGGCTATGGCAAGCGGACCGAGATCAGCGAGTACCGCAGCCAGTCGCGCGGCGGCAAGGGGGTCATCACCATCAAGACCACCGAGAGAAACGGCAACGTGGTCGACATCAAGCAGGTCAACGACGATAACGACCTGATGCTCATCACGGACCAGGGAAAGATCCTGCGCGTTCCCGTCGCCGGCTTCTCCATCATCGGGCGCAACACCCAGGGGGTGCGCCTCATGGTGAAAGAGGAGAACGAGAGGGTGGTCGCCGTGGCCCGGCTCGCCGAGAAAGAGGAGCAGGACGAGTCGGAAGACGGCGAACTCGACGAGATGGTGGAACTGGAATCGGGCGAGGAGCAGGGCGAAGAATAA
- a CDS encoding HEAT repeat domain-containing protein — translation MVTFLDDFLSYQQEVQQIVIRELSQSDDPSSSRLLAAMLWHEDRTVVLSALQALGRLRDPLAAGVLQDFIADCAEEYSDTAQKCLRRLGFLGVNAPAPRQLLPFHAAYATAPDGDGYRSLLLSRRTAEGRLCVLYLQVHERRGVLAAWGSAELTLEEFRSEVEGFRMQDDLHEVPPPYLLALVRDALYWSRELCYLPADFYMRRGIFAGEDMTPAPFAPTLTALPQHRVLSFEEGENAARALFKNPLFTGWFMASQRVYDYAEECRAGADIEQVLQRFCEELLAPELELIRERLLVSADLMRVVGNPPFEVANVVSLAESLADNPLPFHLHPFLRCFALESMEIAKESLERGDDAPLRAAEEF, via the coding sequence ATGGTAACTTTCCTCGACGACTTCCTCTCCTACCAGCAAGAGGTGCAGCAGATCGTGATCCGCGAGCTGTCGCAGTCGGACGATCCCTCCAGTTCGCGGCTCCTTGCCGCGATGCTCTGGCACGAGGACCGGACCGTAGTCCTCTCCGCCCTGCAGGCCCTGGGGCGGCTCCGCGATCCCTTGGCCGCAGGCGTCTTGCAGGATTTCATCGCCGACTGCGCCGAAGAATATTCCGACACGGCGCAAAAATGCCTGCGCCGGCTAGGCTTCCTCGGGGTCAACGCGCCCGCGCCGCGCCAACTGCTCCCCTTCCATGCCGCCTACGCCACCGCCCCCGACGGCGACGGCTACCGCTCGCTTTTGCTGTCGCGCCGGACCGCGGAGGGGCGACTCTGCGTCCTGTACCTGCAGGTGCATGAACGGCGCGGGGTGCTGGCAGCCTGGGGCTCGGCAGAACTTACCCTTGAGGAGTTCCGCTCCGAGGTGGAAGGTTTCCGCATGCAGGACGACCTGCACGAAGTGCCCCCTCCCTACCTGCTGGCGCTGGTGCGCGACGCCCTTTACTGGAGCCGCGAACTCTGCTACCTTCCCGCCGACTTCTACATGCGCCGCGGCATCTTCGCCGGAGAGGACATGACGCCGGCGCCCTTTGCGCCGACTCTGACCGCCCTCCCGCAGCACCGGGTGCTGAGCTTCGAAGAGGGAGAAAACGCGGCCCGGGCCCTGTTCAAGAACCCGCTCTTCACCGGGTGGTTCATGGCAAGCCAGAGGGTCTACGATTATGCCGAGGAATGCCGCGCCGGCGCCGATATCGAGCAGGTGCTGCAGAGGTTTTGCGAGGAACTTCTCGCCCCGGAACTGGAGCTGATCCGGGAGAGGCTTTTGGTGAGCGCCGACCTGATGCGGGTAGTGGGTAATCCCCCCTTCGAGGTGGCCAACGTGGTTTCCCTCGCCGAGAGCCTGGCGGACAACCCGCTCCCCTTCCACCTGCACCCCTTCCTGCGCTGCTTCGCGCTGGAAAGCATGGAGATAGCCAAAGAGTCCCTGGAGCGGGGCGACGATGCGCCGCTTCGGGCGGCCGAGGAATTTTAA
- a CDS encoding NAD(P)H-dependent glycerol-3-phosphate dehydrogenase — protein MAEKIAVIGAGSWGTTLADLLAKKGHEVTLWAYEPELVLEMRDNRENSLFLPGIKLNERLAFTNDLAEAYRGCSMVLCVVPSQLVRRVMTNSLPFLPKEAIIVSASKGIEVDTLATVSEIYQEILPPEQFQVLAALSGPSFAREVALEMPTAVTAAASSEAVARRVQEAFTTDYFRVYRNSDVVGVELGGAIKNVIAIAAGISDGLGFGSNTRAALITRGLAEMTRLGVAMGAQPSTFAGLAGMGDLVLTCTGDLSRNRSVGIQIGQGRTLSEILGEMRMVAEGVKTTESAYNLAKKLGVEMPIIEQMYQMLYQNKSAREAVLELMTRNLKAEGV, from the coding sequence ATGGCAGAAAAAATAGCCGTTATCGGTGCAGGGAGCTGGGGCACGACCCTCGCCGACCTGCTCGCCAAGAAAGGGCACGAGGTCACGCTTTGGGCCTACGAGCCCGAACTCGTACTGGAGATGCGCGACAACAGGGAGAACAGCCTGTTCCTTCCCGGCATCAAGCTGAACGAGCGTCTCGCCTTCACCAACGACCTGGCGGAGGCCTACCGCGGCTGCAGCATGGTGCTCTGCGTGGTCCCCTCGCAACTGGTGCGCCGGGTGATGACCAACTCGCTCCCTTTCCTCCCCAAGGAAGCGATCATCGTCAGCGCCTCCAAGGGGATCGAGGTCGACACCCTGGCCACCGTTTCCGAGATCTACCAGGAGATCCTCCCCCCCGAGCAGTTCCAGGTGCTGGCTGCCCTTTCCGGCCCTAGCTTCGCGCGCGAGGTCGCGCTGGAGATGCCGACCGCGGTCACTGCGGCCGCGAGCTCAGAGGCTGTCGCCCGCCGGGTGCAAGAGGCGTTTACCACCGACTACTTCCGGGTCTACCGCAACTCCGACGTGGTAGGGGTGGAACTTGGCGGGGCCATCAAGAACGTAATTGCCATCGCCGCCGGCATCTCCGACGGTCTTGGTTTCGGCAGCAATACGAGAGCTGCCCTCATCACCCGCGGCCTGGCCGAGATGACCCGCCTGGGAGTCGCCATGGGGGCGCAACCCTCCACCTTCGCGGGGCTCGCCGGGATGGGGGACCTGGTGCTCACCTGCACCGGCGACCTATCGCGAAACCGCAGCGTCGGCATCCAGATCGGCCAGGGGAGGACGCTCTCCGAGATTCTGGGAGAGATGCGGATGGTCGCCGAAGGGGTGAAGACCACCGAATCGGCCTACAACCTGGCCAAGAAGCTTGGCGTGGAGATGCCCATCATCGAGCAGATGTACCAGATGCTATACCAGAACAAGTCCGCCCGGGAAGCGGTTCTGGAGCTGATGACCAGAAACCTGAAAGCTGAAGGAGTTTAA